GCCGATCAGATGCCGGTGATGCGTCACGGGCCGTACGCGATCAAGATGGACTCGGGTCCGGCCGCCGAGCACAGCGAACACTGTGTGGGTGGCTACTGCGCGGCCTTCGTGTCCGTCGATCCGCGATTCTTCGACGCGGTCGGTGCGCCCGTGATCCGCGGCCGGGCGTTGACGACGGCCGACGCGGAACACCAAACGCGTGCCGTGCTCGTGAACGAGTTCTTCGTCGATCAGGTCATGGGCGGCCGTAATCCGATCGGTCGCCGGCTTCGCTTCTCATCAACTCGCGAACCCACCGCCGAGTCGTGGTATGAAATCGTCGGTTTCGTGCCCGATCTCGGTGTAAGCGACAATCAGGGCGATCTCGGCCGAGCTCGCATCTTTCAGGCGACGCTGCCGCGGGAGACGGGGCCGCTTCGGGTCGCCATTCACGTTCGCAGCGATCCGCAGCGTTTTGCGGTGCGCCTCCGCGAGCTCGCGCAGGCGGTCGATCCCGCGCTGCGCGTGATCGATCCGAAACCGATGCCCCGTCTGGCGGAGTCCGTCAGCGCGTTCTGGATTGCGCTTCTGATCGGCTTCACGGGCGTGACGCTGATGCTGTCGCTCGCAGGCGTCTATGCGGTGACGGCCTTCTCCGTCGCCAGGCGGACGCGGGAGATCGGCGTGCGCGTCGCGCTCGGCGCGCAGCCGCTGCAGGTCCTGGCCACCGTCTTCAAGCGCCCACTCGTTCAGATCGCGCTGGGCGTTGGCGTTGGTTCAGTCCTGGGGCTCGGTCTCGCCAACAACGACCTGTCGGATGTGCATCTCGATGATTTCGGCATCACGGCGGTCTTCGCGCTGTCGACGATCCTGTGCTGTGCACTCGCATGCGTCGTCCCGACGCGACGGGCGCTTCGGATCCAACCGTCGGAGGCACTGAAGGAGGAAGGTTGAGATCACAGGCGGTGTCTCACCACTCATCGCCGCGAAGCGCGCGCTCCCGACGTTGGCCTCGCTCACATGGAAGCTCACGCATTGCGGCATCGGGCTTTGCGCCTCCGGGCGGGGTATCAGCAGGGGCAATTTCCGCAACCCCCGCCCCGCTTCGACCCATGCCACCCGCGCCGGCGGCCTGCAACGAGGCCGCCGGCGCGGTGAATCAAACCGTACTTTCGTACTCCCGTACTCTCTGTACTTCAGTACGTCGGCGCGTCGCTCGCGGGGAAGCTCTCCAGCGAGCCCTCGGTCACCGAGCGGTCGCCGCCCTCCGCGTCGTGGCTCACCGCGCCCGCGGGGATGGCGCCCTCCAGCGCCTCGGGGGCCTCCTTCCCGCTCAGCAGCTGGCGCAGCACGTACTGCAGGATCCCGCCGTGGCGGTAGTACAGCACCTCCTGCGGCGTGTCGATGCGAACGTACGCGCGGAACGTCCTCGCCTCGCCCGCCCCGTCCTCCGGCCGCGCGGTGACGGTCACCTCGCGCGTCTTCAGGTTGGTGGAGACGACCTCGGCCAGGCCGTCGATGTCGAACACCTCGCGGCCGGAGAGCCCCAGCGACTGCGCGCTCTCGCCGTTCATGAACTGCAGCGGCAGCACCCCCATCCCCACCAGGTTGGAGCGGTGGATGCGCTCGTAGCTCTCGGCGATCACCGCCTTGATCCCCTGCAGGTACGGCCCCTTGGCCGCCCAGTCGCGCGACGAGCCCGAGCCGTACTCCTTCCCCGCCAGCACCACCAGCGGCGTGCCGTCGTGCTGGTAGCGCACGGCCGCGTCGTAGATCGTGGTGATCTCGTCGTCCGGGAAGTACGTCGTGTACCCGCCCTCGGTGCCCGGCGCCAGCTGGTTGCGGATGCGCACGTTGGCGAAGGTGCCGCGCACCATCACCTCGTGGTTGCCGCGCCGCGCGCCGTAGCTGTTGAAGTCCTTCGGCTCCACCCCGTGCTCCACCAGGTACTTCCCCGCCGGCGATTCCTTCTTGATGCTCCCGGCGGGGGAGATGTGGTCGGTGGTCACGCTGTCGGCCAGCAGCGCCACGGCGCGCGCGCCGCGGATCTCGGCCACTTCCGCCGGCGCTTCGCGGGGCATGTTCTCGAAGTACGGCGGCTGGCGCACGTAGGTGGAGTCGCCGGTCCAGGCGAAGCGGTCGCCCTCGGGCACGGGCATGCTCTTCCAGCGCTCGTCGCCCTCGAACACGCCGGCGTAGCTGCGGCGGTACATCTCGCTCTCGATGGCCGCCCCGATCGCCTGCTCCACCTCCAGGTTGGTCGGCCAGATGTCCTTCAGGAAGACGGAGCGCCCGTCGCGGCCGGTGCCGATCGGCTCGTTGTACGGGTCCCAGTCGATGCGGCCGGCCAGCGCGAAAGCGACGACCAGCGGTGGCGACATCAGGAAGTTGGCGCGCACGTCGGAGTTGATGCGCCCCTCGAAGTTGCGGTTCCCCGAGAGCACCGAGCAGGCCACCAGCCCGCCCGTGGCGATGGCGTCGGAGATCTGCTGCGGGAGCGGGCCCGAGTTGCCGATGCAGGTGGTGCAGCCGTAGCCCACCACGTTGAAGCCCAGCTGCTCCAGGTCGGGAAGCACGCCGGCCTTCTCGTAGTACTCGGTCACCACCTTCGACCCCGGCGCCAGCGACGTCTTCACCCACGGCTTGCGCTTGAGCCCCAGCGCCACGGCCTTCCGGGCCAGCAGCCCCGCGGCCATCATCACCGAGGGGTTGGAGGTGTTGGTGCAGCTGGTGATGGCGGCGATGACCACCGAGCCGTGGTCCAGCACCATCTCCGCGTCGCCCACCAGCACCTTCTGCGCGTCGGGCGAGTCGGCGCTCCCCTCGCCCCACACGCCCACCTTGTCGGGCCCGGCGCCGCTCTCCGCGTTCGCCGCCTCCTTCTGCGACGGCACCTTGCGGTCCGGCATCAGCGAGGGGAGCGCGGCGCGGAAGGCCTTCTTCACGTCGGTGAGCGGGATGCGGTCCTGCGGGCGGCGCGGCCCTGCCACGCTGGGCTGCACGGTGTTCAGGTCCAGCTGCAGCGTGTCGGTGAAGACCGGCTCCGGCGACCCGGGCGTGTGGAAGAGCCCCTGCTCCCTCATGTACGCCTCCACCAGCGCGATCCGCTCGGCCGGGCGGCCGGTGAAGCGCAGGTAGTCCAGCGTCACCTGGTCGGGCGGGAAGATGGCGCAGGTGGCGCCGTACTCCGGGCTCATGTTGCCGATCGTCGCCCGGTCCGCCAGCGCGAGGGAGGCGACGCCGGGGCCGTAGAACTCCACGAACTTGCCCACCACGCCCTTCTTGCGGAGCATCTCGGTCACGGTGAGCACCAGGTCGGTGGCCGTGGACCCCTCGGGAAGCTCGCCGTCCAGCCGGAACCCGATCACCTCGGGAATGAGCATGGAGATGGGCTGCCCCAGCATGGCCGCCTCGGCCTCGATCCCGCCCACGCCCCATGCCAGGATCCCCAGCCCGTTCACCATCGGCGTGTGGCTGTCCGTTCCCACGCAGGTGTCCGGATACGCCAGCGGCAGCCCGCCGTCGCGCGCGAGGTTGGGGTTCTCGTCCGTCGAGAAGACCACGCGAGAGAGGTACTCCAGGTTCACCTGGTGCACGATGCCGGTGTTGGGCGGCACCACCTGGAAGTTGTCGAACGCCTGCTGGCCCCAGCGCAGGAAGGCGTAGCGCTCGCGGTTGCGGCCGTAGTCCAGCTCCACGTTCTGCTGGAAGGCCTCGGCGGTGCCGAACGCGTCCACCTGGATGGAGTGGTCGATCACCAGCTCCACCGGCTGCAGCGGGTTGATCTTCGACGGGTCGCCGCCCAGCTCGGCCATGGCGTCGCGCATCGCGGCCAGGTCCACCACGCAGGGAACGCCGGTGAAGTCCTGCAGCACCACCCGCGCGGGCGAGTAGGCGATCTCGCGGTCGGGGGGATTGGCCGGGTCCCAGTTGGCCAGCGCCAGGATGTCGTCGCGCGTGACGGTGACGCCGTCCTCGGTGCGCAGCAGGTTTTCGAGGAGGATGCGGAGCGAGTACGGCAGGCGGCTCACGTCGCCGGCCGCGGCAAGGCGGTAGATGATGTACTCGCGCTCTCCGACGCGAAGCGTCGAACGGGCGCCGAAGCTGTCGGCCATCACGATCTCCAATTGTCCCCGGAGCTTCCGCGATACGCCCTGTGCCGCCGGCCCAATCCGGGGATGCGCGCGGTCGGCGGCGGCGTTGCGCGGGCGAACGTACGCCCTCGCCCCCGCGCGGGCAAGGCACGAATGTGGATGACGCCGCGCGGGGATCGACGCGCGGCTGCAAGAGGGGTTCCGGCGGCGCGGCAGGCTGCCGGGAACGGGCGGGGACGGAGGACCGTGGAGGAGGGAGAGGCCGGCGGGAGCACGGCTTCCGTGCTCCCGCCGGCCCATTCGTCACCTCAGGCGCAGCAGAGCTTGTTGCCGCAGTTCGTGTTGAGACAGGTGAGCACGTCCTCGGGCTTGGGCGGGATGGGCGCCGGGACGAACGACTCGACGGCCAGGCTCGCCACGTCCAGCTTCATGTTCTCGCGCATCAGGATGCTCCATGGTGAAGCGTGTATCCGCCGGTCCCCATGACCGGCGGTTCCGGGTAACAATCGGAACGCGAAGGCGCCTAGCACCCGCACTCACGTGCGATGCCGCCGACGCGCTGCATCATCCCCGTTTCACAGGTTAGCAAATCCAGGACCGAAAGGATAGTACCTGCGGCGACTCATCATCCCCGTGATCCCCAGTAGTTGTCACCGCCGGATGCGCGCGCTACGCTTTTGCATCCACCGAACCCCGGCAGCGCATGACGACCGCAAGCACCTATTTCGGCTCGATGATCGAGGGGTACGACTCGCTCATCCGCCGCTGCGTTCCGCGCTACGAGGAGATGACGGAGCGGCTCGTCGAATATCTTCCAGCCGAGGCGAAGCACGTGCTGGAGCTGGGGTGCGGCACCGGCAACCTCTCGCTCCGGCTGGCCGCGCGGTACCCGGACGCGGCGATCACCTTCGTCGACGCCTCGCCGGAGATGGTGGAGCTCACCCGCGCCCGTGTCGCCGCTGCGCATCCGGAAGCGGCGGAGCGCGGCCGGTTCGTCGTCTCCCGCTTCGAGGAGCTGGCCGTCGAGCCGGAGTCGTTCGACCTCGCCACCTCCGCCATCTCCCTGCACCACGTCGTGGAAAAAAGCGCGCTCTTCAAGGTGATCCGGCGGATGCTGGCACCGGGCGGCACCCTCCGCTTCGCCGACCAGATGTGGGGCGCCACGGAAGGGAACGCGGCGCTCAACTGGCAGCGCTGGCTGGAGTTCTGCCGCCTGCCGGGGAACTGCACGGAGGAGGAGATCGGCAGCCTGGTCGCCCACGCCCGCGCGCACGACCACTACGAGCCCGTGGCCGCGCACCTGCGGATGCTGGAAAGCGCCGGATTCGCGGGCGTGGACTGCGTGTGGCGCAACTGGATGTGGGGGATCGTGACCGCCGATGCGGTGTAACCCCACGCACACGTGATGACGCTGGATTCGCCCTGCCCCGCGAGACGATGTTCCACCTGGAATCAGCCCTGAAGAAGACGGAAGGCCCGATGCGTGAAGTGCTGGTGGTGGGGGACAAGGTCCTCATCAAGCCCGAGGAAGACAGCAGCAAGACGCCGTCCGGCCTGTTCCTGCCGCCCGGCGTGCAGGAGAAGGAAGCCGCGATGAGCGGCCACGTGGTGAACGTGGGCCCCGGCTATCCCACCGTGGAGCCGCTGACCGACGGCGAGCCCTGGTCCGGCGGCACGCGCACCGGCATGCGCTACGTGCCGCTGCAGGCCGAGAAGGGCGATTTCGCCATCTTCCTGCGCAGCAACGCCGTGGAGGTGGAGATCGACGGCAGCAAGTACCTGATCGTCCCCCACGCCGCCATCCTCCTCCTGATCCGCGACAAGCTCCCGCTGCCGTAACGCCCCCCGGTGGCGAACACAGAACGGGCGCGGAGGCAACGGCCTCCGCGCCCGATTCTCGTTCTCGAACCATCTTGGTCGTCGAAACCGCACCCTTCCCAATGTGACGTCATCCTGAGGCCGGCCACGCCGTAACCTGCCCCCGCACAATCACATGCAGGCCGAAGGATCTATCGCCCGTCGCCGCACGTGAGACTCAGGCGTGCACGGTTGCTCTCTGCGGCCGGAGAGACGTTCGCGAGCCGGCATCCGCACCGGCGGCTGAAGCCGCAGCAACAGCTACGGGAAGCCTCGCAACTGCGCGAGGCTGGTCCGCTCGTCCCGCGGCACCGGCGCTCGCGACCGTCTCCTTTCTCGTGCGATCCCGGATCACGCGCAGTTGCAGGTGTCGAAGTTCGTGCAGTCGCGCGCGCAGGTTTCCCAGCAGGTCGGGAAGCAGCTCGCGGCGCAGCTGTCGTTGCAGGTTTCCCAGCAGGTGCACGCGCCCGTCACCGTCAGCTCGTGCGCCTGCACGGTGCCGCGGCGCGGCGTCGCCGGGCCGGCCTCGAACGAGTCCACGCGCAGCTGGTCGAGCGAGAGCTTCTTCTTCATGGCCGTGGCTCCGTTTCAGGGGATTGGGGATGGAGAGAGCCGGGCCGAGGAAGATGGCCGATGCGACCGCCCGGACGGATGCAGCATAGGCCGGGGGGATGCAGATGATGAGCGGCGTGGGATGGACGGCGCCACGGCACGACGAAGCGCGGGGATGGCGGGGTGAAGGGTTCACCCCGGATTCCGCTCAGCCGGGTACGGGCGCGGCCCGGTGATCGGCCGGCGTCTCCGCGGGCGAGGGGGACATCTCGTGTGGGCAATGGTGCGCGGACTTCGTCCGGCGGGCGCGGCCGAAGAGCGTGGCGGGGATGGCGGCCATGCCCGCCAGCAGCGCGAGAATCGCACAGCAGATCATCGGGCCTTCTCCGTCGATTGTGGTGGGGCCAGGCAGTTCGCGGAGAATTAGACGGACGGGAGAGGACGAGTTCGCACCCGAACGCGAACGGGCGCGGAGACGAATCGTCTCCGCGCCCGTTTTGATCATCCGTCCGTCGATCTCACTCGACCAGCGCCGGCTCCTCGCGCGCGGGGGCGGGCGGCAGGGCCACGGGACGGCTCCCGGCGGCCAGCAGCTCGGGGATGTGGCGCGCGAACACGCTCAGCAGCCCCCGCGACGCATCGGCGATCACGCGCGTGACGTCGCGGGCCAGCAGGCCCAGCCCGTAGGCCAGGTCGTACCCCTCGTCGTCTGCCGGCCCCAGCGCGCGGAGAACGGCGGCGCGGTGCTTCAGCAGCAGCGGGCGGACGTAGCGCACGGGGTTGAAGTCCGGCACGTGGCGCGCGCCCAGCCCTTCGATCAGCGCCACCGCGCGCCCGAAGTACGTCATCTCTCCCGTCAGCACCACGGGCCAGTCGTACAGCAGCCGCATCACCTCGTCGGCCAGCGCGCGTTGCATCTCGTCCAGCGCGGCGCCGCGCTCCGTCATCTGCAGCAGCAGCACCACCAGGCGGCGGATGGTCTCGCGGTCCGTCTCCGGCTCCACGATCCCCAGCTTGAAGAAGCCGTCCACCACGCGGTCGGCGTCGCCGCCCACGGCCGCGAGCGCGGTGTGGACGAGGTGGTGGCGCATGGCGGGATCGACCTCGATCACCATCCCGAAGTCCAGCAGCACCAGCGCGCCGTCGTCGCGCACCAGCAGGTTGCCGGGGTGCGGGTCCGCGTGGAAGATGCCGTCCACCAGCATCATCTGGATGTACGCCTCGACCACGGCGTCCATCACGCGGCCCGGATCCACGCGGCCGGCGCGCACCAGCGGCTCGATCTGGTCCACGCGCGTGCCCTCCACGAACTCCAGCACCAGCGCGCGCGGGCGCACCATCCCCTCGATGACTTCGGGGACGACCACGCGCGGGTTGCGGGCGAAGCGCTGGCCGATGGCGCGGGCGTACCCGGCTTCCTTGCAGAAGTCCATCTCGTCGCCGATGCGGCGCTCGAACTCGTCGATCACCACGTGCAGGCCGCGCAGCTGCGGATGCTTCCACCGCCGCTGCACGAACGCCAGCACGCGGCGGACGAAGCGCACGTCGTGGGCGACGATCCGCTCCACGCCGGGGCGCAGCACCTTCACCACCACGTCGCGGCCGGCGTGGCGGGCGCGGTAGACCTGGCCCAGCGACCCGGCCGCCAGCGGCTCGCGGTCGAACGCCTCGAACACCTCGTCCACCGGGGCGCCGTACGCCGCCGCCAGCTCCGCCTCGATCCGGGGGAACGGGACGCAGGGGACGCGGTCGGTGAGCACGCTCAGCGCGGTGAGATACGGCTCCGGCACCACGTCGGGGCGCGACGACATTACCTGCCCGATCTTCACGAAGGTCGGTCC
The Longimicrobium sp. DNA segment above includes these coding regions:
- a CDS encoding co-chaperone GroES family protein, translating into MREVLVVGDKVLIKPEEDSSKTPSGLFLPPGVQEKEAAMSGHVVNVGPGYPTVEPLTDGEPWSGGTRTGMRYVPLQAEKGDFAIFLRSNAVEVEIDGSKYLIVPHAAILLLIRDKLPLP
- the acnA gene encoding aconitate hydratase AcnA — its product is MADSFGARSTLRVGEREYIIYRLAAAGDVSRLPYSLRILLENLLRTEDGVTVTRDDILALANWDPANPPDREIAYSPARVVLQDFTGVPCVVDLAAMRDAMAELGGDPSKINPLQPVELVIDHSIQVDAFGTAEAFQQNVELDYGRNRERYAFLRWGQQAFDNFQVVPPNTGIVHQVNLEYLSRVVFSTDENPNLARDGGLPLAYPDTCVGTDSHTPMVNGLGILAWGVGGIEAEAAMLGQPISMLIPEVIGFRLDGELPEGSTATDLVLTVTEMLRKKGVVGKFVEFYGPGVASLALADRATIGNMSPEYGATCAIFPPDQVTLDYLRFTGRPAERIALVEAYMREQGLFHTPGSPEPVFTDTLQLDLNTVQPSVAGPRRPQDRIPLTDVKKAFRAALPSLMPDRKVPSQKEAANAESGAGPDKVGVWGEGSADSPDAQKVLVGDAEMVLDHGSVVIAAITSCTNTSNPSVMMAAGLLARKAVALGLKRKPWVKTSLAPGSKVVTEYYEKAGVLPDLEQLGFNVVGYGCTTCIGNSGPLPQQISDAIATGGLVACSVLSGNRNFEGRINSDVRANFLMSPPLVVAFALAGRIDWDPYNEPIGTGRDGRSVFLKDIWPTNLEVEQAIGAAIESEMYRRSYAGVFEGDERWKSMPVPEGDRFAWTGDSTYVRQPPYFENMPREAPAEVAEIRGARAVALLADSVTTDHISPAGSIKKESPAGKYLVEHGVEPKDFNSYGARRGNHEVMVRGTFANVRIRNQLAPGTEGGYTTYFPDDEITTIYDAAVRYQHDGTPLVVLAGKEYGSGSSRDWAAKGPYLQGIKAVIAESYERIHRSNLVGMGVLPLQFMNGESAQSLGLSGREVFDIDGLAEVVSTNLKTREVTVTARPEDGAGEARTFRAYVRIDTPQEVLYYRHGGILQYVLRQLLSGKEAPEALEGAIPAGAVSHDAEGGDRSVTEGSLESFPASDAPTY
- a CDS encoding class I SAM-dependent methyltransferase, producing MTTASTYFGSMIEGYDSLIRRCVPRYEEMTERLVEYLPAEAKHVLELGCGTGNLSLRLAARYPDAAITFVDASPEMVELTRARVAAAHPEAAERGRFVVSRFEELAVEPESFDLATSAISLHHVVEKSALFKVIRRMLAPGGTLRFADQMWGATEGNAALNWQRWLEFCRLPGNCTEEEIGSLVAHARAHDHYEPVAAHLRMLESAGFAGVDCVWRNWMWGIVTADAV
- a CDS encoding ABC1 kinase family protein → MRTLFLLFRLLPLALSFARDRRRFIVWGAPARRAPGFHARRAERLATVIPTLGPTFVKIGQVMSSRPDVVPEPYLTALSVLTDRVPCVPFPRIEAELAAAYGAPVDEVFEAFDREPLAAGSLGQVYRARHAGRDVVVKVLRPGVERIVAHDVRFVRRVLAFVQRRWKHPQLRGLHVVIDEFERRIGDEMDFCKEAGYARAIGQRFARNPRVVVPEVIEGMVRPRALVLEFVEGTRVDQIEPLVRAGRVDPGRVMDAVVEAYIQMMLVDGIFHADPHPGNLLVRDDGALVLLDFGMVIEVDPAMRHHLVHTALAAVGGDADRVVDGFFKLGIVEPETDRETIRRLVVLLLQMTERGAALDEMQRALADEVMRLLYDWPVVLTGEMTYFGRAVALIEGLGARHVPDFNPVRYVRPLLLKHRAAVLRALGPADDEGYDLAYGLGLLARDVTRVIADASRGLLSVFARHIPELLAAGSRPVALPPAPAREEPALVE